The sequence below is a genomic window from Vibrio spartinae.
CACCGCACAATGTGCAGGCCAGCATACTGGCAAATGTATCCAGCTCTTTATGTCCGTAGATCAGGACCCGGTTCGGATGACGTTGCTGGATTTCATCAGCAATCGCCTGCGTTCTTTCGCCCAGCGTCCGAAAATCAACCCGTCCTTGACGGTTCACCAGCGCAATCTGCTCCGGTTGTTCATGGATTCTGTCAATGATTGCCTGCATCATATTTGAAAACATAACAATTCCCTTTTTTGAGTGCTTTATCGCTGACCGACCGGCGATCTAGCTTACTATTCAGGTTTAATACATCGTCTTCGATGGCATACCAAAATCTGGGCACCATGTACGATGGAAAGTTATCGGCCATACCGGCCGCAAGCTGCTGAAAATCGCTCTCCTGCTCGGGCAGCACGAAGGCTCGTATCCCCTGTAAATCATCTTTGCGGAACCAAGGTTCGACAAAGACTTCTTTGATCTCGTCCAGTTGGCGCAGATAAGCCTCAACTTCATTCAAGTCGATACGATATCCCTGAATTTTGCATTCCCGATCGCCCCTTCCCCAGAAATAGAGCATGTCGCCGTCAAGAGAACCGATATCTCCGGTTCGGTATTCCCGGACGCCATCAACCGGGTCAACGGAAAAGCGCGCCTGCTGCTTGGCCGGCGCGCAGATATAACCCGGACCAACGGCATCTCCCCGGATGATAATTTCTCCGCGACCATGTTCCTGAATCCGATCAATCCGGATTTCGCTACCGGGACGAACCCGGCCCAGTGGTAATGGCTGGCCGTTATGGACATGCACCGGCAAAATATCCGTCGCAGTGACGGCCACCGTACATTCCGTCGGGCCATAAGTATTCGTCACGCGACAACCGGGAAAGCGTTCCCATAACTGCACGACCATCTCTTTGGACAATACTTCTCCGCAAAAAATGAAGTGAGAGAGATGAGGGAGCTGACTGGCACAAAACTGGCGGTCTTTCAGGTAATAACGGGTAATCGTCGGCGTAGAAACCCAGGTTGTCACACCGTAATCTTGGTGTCTGCCAATGTATTTCCGGGTATTGATAAACTCATGATGATCCAGCGCTGAGATCGGTTTGAGATTGATCCAGGCCAGCCAGAGTTCATACAGCGAGACATCAAAACAGTAACGGATGTTGCCACTGACACTACCGTCAACCGGGAAAGCATGTTCCAGCCACATGACCAGATCTGCAACATTGGCATAACTGACGGCAATTCCCTTGGGCTGGCCGGTTGTGCCGGACGAAAACATAATGTACATCGTATCCGTCGCCTGACTGACGTTCCGGACACTGAGCAAATCAACTAGTTTTTGTTCATTTTCCGTACCAGAATAGCCAGTTTCCGGCTCAACGACCAAACAAGAAACACCAAGTGTATCCAGTCTACTATTATCCATATCAAAGTTATGAGCATCGAGAATCAGTGTCGCTTGTGCACTGGCAATGATCTGACGTAATCGCTCTGTACTGTTTTCTGGCTCTACCGGAACGAATATTCTCCCGGCCAGAATGCATGCCCAATAAGCGATTAGATACCGGCAGTTCTTATGCCCGTATATCAGTACCGCCTCGCTCTCATCGGTATTGCTGGTATTCAGTTGTTCGGCAAGTGCCACCGCAGCATCAAAAAGCTGGCGGTAACTCAGGTCGCCATCGACATGATGATAAGCCATCCCTTCACTGGTCCGGAATGCGCTAAAAACAGCGAACAGACGCTCATGATGCAGATTCATCAGGCCACCTTATCGACACACAATCTTTCGATATAGCGGGCAATGCTACCAACTGATTCGAAGTCTTTGATATCCAGCGATGCCGGATCGATATGCAGCCCTTCGACAGCTTCTTCGAGATACATAATCAGTTCAATGTATAATCCACTGTCAAAACCCAGATCCCGTTCAATCTGAGTCGCCTCATGAAGTTCAGATACATCATCAATCTCCATGACCAGGCCAATTGCATTTATCACATGATTCACGTAGCTATCCATTTTATTTTCCTTATGCAAATAAATTTTATGCAAACAGTTCTTCTGACGTTGCAACGGGCTGACTCAGCTTTCCGAGCAATGGCCTGTCAATTTTTCCGTTGCCGTTTTTCGGCAGAGAATCCCTGATGAAGAACCGGTGTGGCACCATGTAAGACTCCAGGTGCTGCTGACACCACACTTTAATCTGTTCCCGGCTGAGCTCAGTCTGCTGTTCGACCCAGGCTACGATTTCATCACCGTAGACCGCATGCGGCACACCGATCACCGCTACCTGTGCAACACCGGCAAGTGCAGCGATCACCGTTTCAACTTCTTTTGGTGCAACCTTTTCACCACAACTTTTAAGAATTTCATC
It includes:
- a CDS encoding AMP-binding protein, encoding MNLHHERLFAVFSAFRTSEGMAYHHVDGDLSYRQLFDAAVALAEQLNTSNTDESEAVLIYGHKNCRYLIAYWACILAGRIFVPVEPENSTERLRQIIASAQATLILDAHNFDMDNSRLDTLGVSCLVVEPETGYSGTENEQKLVDLLSVRNVSQATDTMYIMFSSGTTGQPKGIAVSYANVADLVMWLEHAFPVDGSVSGNIRYCFDVSLYELWLAWINLKPISALDHHEFINTRKYIGRHQDYGVTTWVSTPTITRYYLKDRQFCASQLPHLSHFIFCGEVLSKEMVVQLWERFPGCRVTNTYGPTECTVAVTATDILPVHVHNGQPLPLGRVRPGSEIRIDRIQEHGRGEIIIRGDAVGPGYICAPAKQQARFSVDPVDGVREYRTGDIGSLDGDMLYFWGRGDRECKIQGYRIDLNEVEAYLRQLDEIKEVFVEPWFRKDDLQGIRAFVLPEQESDFQQLAAGMADNFPSYMVPRFWYAIEDDVLNLNSKLDRRSVSDKALKKGNCYVFKYDAGNH
- a CDS encoding phosphopantetheine-binding protein, with translation MDSYVNHVINAIGLVMEIDDVSELHEATQIERDLGFDSGLYIELIMYLEEAVEGLHIDPASLDIKDFESVGSIARYIERLCVDKVA